The genomic segment ttatattaataataattataatatcgttttaatattttaaaatcatctcacaaaaaaaaggaaaaaaaaaaagaaaaacaagaaagaatatatctttatatagatagataaattaaataaatatatattcataatttgtatgtaatatataaatatattatatataattataaacatattaatatatatcatataaataaatttttttttttttatacttatattagtaaatcttaaaaataaaaaatatataatattttataatatatataaatatttaataacacaatatataacaaatatttgtaacaaaataaaacaattaggttttatatgttatatattaaaaaaaaggttAGAAAAATTTTGGAAGAATGAAttataaggaaaaaatatataattttttatataaaatatataaatatataaatatataataaaaatataaatatatatatatatatatatatatatatatatatatataacagtatattattttatatgaaaatatttaaaaatataaaaaaacaataaataaaaatatataaatgaagcattataatattatataaaatattaaatatgttcacatataataataatccattatatataaaaaattataatataaatcaaaagaaaatatatattatatatataataatatatatgaattttatatatattaattttccCCCCCCtttttaaatacataaataaaaaaaaaaaaaaagggaaaattTTAGTtgctttaattttttgtacaCTAAACATGaattatagaaaataaaaattaataaacaaaaaaataataaaaattaaaaaaaaaaaaaaaaaaaaaaaagatttaattttaatataattattaaaaaattgctttttatataattctttttcaaaaaattttaaatacaattttttaaattatatctataaaaaaaaaaaaaaaaaataaatggataccttaaaaatttattgtaaaaataacaaaatttttgctaaaaaaaaataaatattcctttaatgtaacataatatatatatatataataattttacaataaagatatatttttttatttttaatattttttaaaaatatgtaaaaattaataaaaaggaaaaaaaaacaaattaaaaatttataataaaaaaggaaagaaaaattatgaatatatttgaGAAGTTTTTGTCtgaaatgttttttttttttcttttttttttaaatattgaaaattatatataaaaatgtaataaaataaatatatgtaaaatacaACATCATGCTATTATATGCATTTATGTATAGAAAAGAAGAGataatttcttctttattggggtaaatatataattataaacatGTAAAAATGAAGTCATAAATAATTaagtatttttaatattccttggattttatttttttttaattaattcttGATAAAATGCAACAAAGattgatattataaataaagtaatatatatatatatatatatttatttatttatttatttatttttggtATATCTCTTTAATTCGTTAAATTATATGtgtctttttaattttatatatatttttcttttaatatataaaaattatttaaaatggaaaattttcgcataaaattatttcgttgtccttaaattttttttttctaaatttataataaatgtaatatatataatattaaatacactttttgttttatataaatatattttataataggcacacatataaaaatatatatatatatatatataatataaagcaTATTAAAGTacttattttcctttttctttctttctttctttcttttttttttctgtctCTCTTTCTCTTTTATGGTTAgggaaataatatttttacatgtGGGACAATGTGGGAATCAATTAGGACATGAGTTTTGGTCTGTTGCCATAAAGGAACagttaaataaaaaactGAATGATAAGAAAGAATgtttgaataaaaatatatttttgaacgATTCCAtgtcttcttttttttttgaagaattaaaggaaaataataattgtagtAAGAAAGAAAATTTGAAAGCTCGCGCTATATTGATAGATACCGAAACAGGTGTAGCAAATGAAATTATGAAAAGTACGATTTCTCCATAtattgatgaaaataatatttttacacaGCAGTCTGGTGCAGGTAATAATTGGTCTCAAggatatatgtattatgGTAAAatgtatgaaaatattattgataatattataagaagAAATGTAGAAAAGTGTGATTCTTTAcaatcattttatattacttCATCTTTAGGAGGAGGAACAGGTTCTGGATTAGGTTCTTATATATTAGAAATGTTATCTGATACATTTCGGGAAATTAAATTTAGTAATTGTGTTTTTCCTTCAGTATGTGATGATGTAATTACATCTCCTTATAATAGTTTTTTTGCTCTAAATAAAATTCATGAATTTTCTAATTGTGTATTGCCAGTGTCTAATGACGCCctgttaaatattttaaatagcAAAAAATTAAGAGAAATTGACAAAACggtaaaaaataacaatataaatagtgTTAATGACAAGAATACATCTATTGTTAAAAATGATTATTCAAAGATGAATAATATTGTTGCTaatgtaatattaaatttaactAGCTCAATGAGATTTGAAGGTTCTTTAAATGttgatataaatgaaatatgtaCTAACCTAATACCTTatccattttttaattttttactttCCTCTTTAAGTCCATGCATAGAATCAGAAAGTATAAGGACATTTGATCATTTGTTTAAAAATGTGTTAAGTCAAAATAATCAAATGCTTATTGCTAATCCTAAAGATGGACTGAGTTTATCTATGGCATTTCTAGTAAGGggaaatataaacatatctGATGTTACGAAAAATGttttgttaataaaaaataatttaaatattttaaaatacaaCAAAGATGCCACAAAAATTGGCATCTGTAATGTTTCCCCTTTAAATCAACCATATAGTTTATTATGTTTAATAAATTCTTGTGAAATCAGAAATACATTCTTACAAATACTAGAAAggtttaataaattatttaagagGAAAGCTCATTTACATCATTATTTAGAATATTTATCAATGGATGATATTTTagaatttaaagaaaaaatacaaaactTAATTTTCGAATATAGTTACATAcagaaaaatttattttgttctccaaagtttttaaatgaaaaagcGATTAATATGTTAGGTTATGACATATGTGAAGAAAGTGATGTTCATGTTACTAATAAGGATAATACAGATTTAGATATTACAGTTTGtccttattatttaaaatcaaaattgaaaaaatatgataaaacgGTCAACTGGTttgattttaaaaataagccaatcatataaaatggaaaaaaaaaaaaaaataaaataaaataaaataaataaataaaaaaataaaaaaataaaaaaataagaaaataagaaaataaaaaaatatattacaaaataaataagaagaATGGAAAAACACCTAGTGTTATAATATCTTAAAATTATTCAAttagtataatatatttgagaatattttataatattaatgaaaaagttatagttaattataaataataattttatatatattatcttattgtatatatatatatatatatataattaatattatttttttatgtgatcatgtaaaatattttaaattttgttttttttttttctcaaaataataaaatttttgtaacaatattgtataaatattacaaaagtGTGAATGTAAACagataatgtaatatatattttatatatatatatatatatatatatatatatgtacatatatattgttgatcttgttttatatatttatatatgttaaaagaTGTGTATGAAAAATgtagtttttttttcaagtacattattttaaaatgtttGATAAATTAGAAAGATAAATAGTTTTACATATTTAGTGGACATTTTAActtaaaaagtataaaaacAATGGGAagtatagatatatatttttttaaaccaTTATTAAATTCTTGCTCATCGAATTGTTctagtatattttttattattataaactaTATTTTGTGTTTGTCCAAATTAGGctcttatataaaaatatatattaaaaattgaaaaataagtattatataaaaaatgtaatataaagAACTATGTAATTTATGTTTTGATTTTGAGAAcctgaaaatattaaaaattcaaaatGGACCATTATCTATTTTGTAGAAAGCTCTTATgtgttttaaaaataaatatccaTAGTTTAGAAAAacagatataataaaataatacatgaTAAAAttgaacaatatatatatatatatatatatatatttaaacattTCTTTCCAAATTAATAATGATTCTGTGAAAACGTtttgatatttattattcgattttatcttattttattttatatgatttgatatgatataatttttttttttttttttaataattctccattatacaatatattttaaaaacatatatcttATTACATTCATTTCATGTATTGAAACCATTTCATACACCTTTCAAATTTTGATATTAATTTTGCATTGTTGTTCCATCCTTTTTgtcatttaaatttttactATTTCGATAGTATTCcaataaaataagaagatatataaaatagtaataaatataatatatagaatataatCTGTATTGTACGAAAGTTGAACACTTgcaactttttttttttttcttttttttttttttattattatatataagtagtgaaattttgttatataatatgaatattttctttacattttataCAGAAAAAtagtttcattttttcttaaattgTTTTCTCTaaaattttgtaattttatataataataaagacaaCCTTTTAAATACTATCctgaattaatttttaatttttatatttatcattttgaAATATAAGTAGGATAGGATAAAAGTTATGGTGCATTAAcctatttaaatattatttcataagaggaatataaatataaatatatatatgtatatttacatatttatatatttatatatttttatatatatatatatatatatatatatatatatatatatatatatatatttatttatttattttatttttgatgaTCTTTCCATTACAGtttcaaaatattacatGTTTTGTAGTAAAAGAATAAGAAATTATTTGAAgactttattaatttatttattaattattttattttttaaaaatatatttatcagaatttcatattttatatagttTTACGGAGAATAAATATGTCTGAACCAAATTCAACAAGTTCACTTTTGGGAAATGCACTACGCTCAACAGTACAAACATTAGCTCAGTTAGTTTCTGAAAGTACTCCTCTTACTACTGAAGTTGGAGAAGTTGAAAATTTAACTTTGTCTGGATCTTCTTTGGCTTCATCCTTATTTCCTGGTTCTCAAGTAACTCCAACACAATCTTCCTTAGCCAATTCAACAGGGGCAGGTGATAGATTGGTGCTTGTAGGTGCTTTGAGAAGAATTAAATCTTTTTTAAGAGGACTTTTTTCAGTTCAGTCTTctacattatataattcagGTGGAGTTACAACAACTGAAAGTACAGTTATTTCAAGTACTGCTACTGACGGATTAGTAGAACGTGCAGTGAGCACAATATCGGATATGCTGAAAGGTAGTAATGAATCTTCCTATAGTAATTTGTTATCTGGGAATTCAACATTAGTTTCATCAAATGTGACAAATTCAACCTGTGGTTCATTAGAAGGAAATGTACATAGATTTGAAACTGTTTTGGTCGTATTCATTATAATGTTTTGTATCTTAGGAATTATTTGGTCCATGGTTTGCCGgaaggtatatatatttatttatttatttatttatttatattcttttaattcttttaattctACTTTTTAGGAAAGGGAACATTTAAAGGAACTTTTCTGCGGAGAAGACAAAACCAAAGAACCAAGAGCGATGCTATTAGATTcgttaaataaaatagaagaatgtatatatgaaaatcctgatgaagatgataaacaaaataaagaagaaaaacaaGAAGAAGATAATAGTGACAGCCtttatgaaaatttaaatatggaTGAAGACAGTGATTATGATAATGTTTGTTCTGgtagaagaagaagaagatatCATGATGAAAATGGTAATGAAGAAGAGAATATTAGTTTTGTTAGAAATAAAAGGAATGAtaatgaagatgaagaagaagtaacatacataaatgaatgaaatataagaatatatacacacataaatacatacatacatacatatatatattacatattataaaacaaatttggttgaattatattttatcttttaactataatatagtaatattatttctcatatttttattttatataaaacaatgttgtaattatattattaatatcttgaaattttattaatgtgcacatatatttattgttccaattttgttaaatatttataaatatatattattttttcttatatttgtaatgtatgaaacattttcatttttatttgaaaaaaaaaaagaagaaaacataatatatattataatattgtgGAACTTTATATAAGCAAGTTTTATTATTCTGTATGGTTATTAAatggatatattttttttttcttataaaatataaaatatattatgaaataaaacgaaataatatatttattaataattatataaaattaaaaattttttaaatatatttatggttctttatgtttttttttttttttttttttttttttttttcacaagGATTCAAATGCTTAtatttgaaattttttttttatatcccaAAATaggaatataaaatgaaaaaatagtTAATGGTTTTCTTTAAAAGCTTTTtacaaattaatataatactacgaataaaatatacttgGATGTTTCAATTTAAATCgtgttaaattaaaatatgttcaataattttttttttttttttttgtgcatttaataaaaattatgatgatcatttagtttatattaatattataatttatatgtgtgAATTTTAATTGAAGGTTTATAAAGATTTGGcatgcatatataatatatataatatatataatatatatatatatataatatattctttttaatttgaataaaataaaaataaaaaaaaaaaccacgcaatatattttataaatatgtaacaTTAAAAGTTTgtagaataaaatatatgtgattgtataaatataaaagtagAAAAGCCTCTTATggtatcttttttttttttttttttttttttatttaatttaaaagtaatacatttatatatattgaaaagacatatcatatatataaatatatattaaaagaataaaaatattcatttgtaaatatagaaaaaaataatgtcaTGTATTTATACATTATTGCTAATTATGCTAGATTTAATTAAAAGcatttccatatatatatatatatatatgttataaattaACCAAATGGTGAAATAAATTTGTATGCGAATGTAAATACATATTCTACAAAATGGTCTATATGtcattaacatatatttgaatGATATTGTAAGTATAtttaagagaaaaaaaaaaaaaaaaaaaaagaataaaaacgaatttatttaaatggtACAAAGaggttattatttaataatgaatcgacaaattttatttcatgcagatttaaaaaatatttctctCCTTCAAGTTTTATATTTCCCTTTTGGTTGCATTTAAAATATGGGgctttgtttattattttattaaacttATAATGAGCCCATTTAGAGATctttaccttttttttttctttctttctttctttctttctttctttctttctttctttctttctttctttctttctttctttctttctttctttctttctttctttctttctttttttttttttttttttattgtcacatatatttgattaaaaatatgtataaatatatgatgttttatttattttttttttttttcttaaatttccgactattttttattaatggtGGTTTATAGAAacgtataaaataaataaatacatatataaatattaattttttttttttttttttcctatgtagaattttattaaaatcaataatattcttattaataAACTTTCCAGTGTtgtacataataattattatatttctacCTGGTAAATAATTAAAGTTAAACATACCTAAAAAGGtacccaaaaaaaaaaaaaacacagaatgtaatatatatatatatatatttatatgtatatattaaaatggtGTAAGatacaaaataatagaaTTCTTAgagaaaagaaattaaaagtagttttgttattattttaaagttTGTTATTCTAATCTTTCGAActcatttgtatttatattttgaaaacaatttattatttgtccTTTTCTCGTGATAATGTCCACTATGTCCTTGTTTCAATACCTTTATGAAAATTtgaatatcatatattaaaatataaataagagTAGATGTATTTGAAgaattaatacattttttttttttttttttttttttttgtgtgtgtgttaatcataaaaaatacttttattttttatattatttacttgtttatatatttattttatttttttctgttatatatatatatatatatatatatatatatatatatatatatttttattttttattttattatttattttttttttcttaagtatggcatatttaaaaaaattgttcCTTATTCTGTTTTGTATGTATGTACCTAAAAAGGCGAATAagtatgtaaaaaatatatctctAGCTGAAAAGCAACAGAAAGAAGAGACAAGTCCAAGTGAACAACGACCTGcttataatttaattgatCTTCTAGAGGAATTAGATATTTTGTCTATATCGAATAAAGATGAAGTAGAAAAACGAAGAAAGGAAACAACTCAAGAGACGCGGTTGTTAGGAAATATTGATTTAGGATATGGAAAATTAGGAGAGGGAATAAAGCATGAAAATTTACAGGAAGAATTAGGAAACAGATTATTTGGTAATGAACAACCAGGATATGGAAAAATGGAATATGAAGTATTAAGTGATGATAACATAGTGTATGAAAATATACAAcatgatttattaaaaacaatagaagatgatgaagaaatgTTAAAAGGAACTGAAAGGAAggataatatagatatactGAGGACTCCTGGAAGGGgagaatataatatgtggTCTACTTCTGGACTAGGGTTCTATGAATTATATGATGGTTCAAGATTAGGAAGACCTGAATTATTAGGACGCCATTTATGGGGAAATTATGATTTATTCGGAGGTGGTCAAGCAAAAtgtgaagaagaaaaagaattaatggGAGCAGCTGGAGGAAGATATGTCGAAGAAGAGGTAGAGGGAGCAGTTGGAGGAAGAAATGTGGATGAAGAGGTAGAGGGAGCAGTTGGAGGAAGAAATGTGGATGAAGAGGTAGAGGGAGCAGTTGGAGGAAGAAATGTGGAAGAATACGAAGGAACATAtaaagatgaaaaatataaatattcacaATATCGTGGTGATAGTCATAAAGGGAAATATGTAGAGAAACGGGATAATACATCTTTTATGCCGCGTTTGAGAACATGGAGACCTAGAGATAGAGGAGAAGGACAGTCAACTGagaatgtaatatatatttcggATTCATCTAAAGGTGCTATACCAAAACAACATAGAagtgtaaaatataataaaaaagatcaAGAAGATATTCCAGGAGACTTAGGAGAAGAatatgaagaagatgatgaagaggaagaagaacaaaaaaagaaagctCAAAAGAATAGAGatttaggaaaaaaaaacatatataaatatgaagaaagtttatcttatattattgatgataaatcaatatatataagcaaCGATGATATAGATGAATTTAGAAATGTAATTATAACAAGTAAAGATATTAATCAAAAATTTGATTTTACATTAATTGAGAATTATTTAGGTTTAGGTATAAGTACAAAAGAGGATGTTGAAAAGATGAATGTTAAATATCCTTTATATAGAggtgaaaaaattaattttaaaaatctTCGCAATCCTTTTCGAATTGAACATccatatttaaaagaaatggAAAGTTTATATGTATCTGAAATGTTATTTTATGATGATTATTTAGCTTTGGATTTATTTAGTTTTTTAAGTGAACAGGTTGTTGGGAATTTAACATTACAAaaaattcttataatatttaagaaTGAAGGgattaaatatttacattttagCGAGGATACTCTGAAATatgttaattttaattatccTGATTTTaacttatataaatgtatgaatttatataagaaaaattatgttGATAGGGATGAGAAAGATATCTGTGATTTTTCAAATGAAGATTTTCcgttaataaaagaaaataacaaGAGAATCAGGGCAATTTTATTAGATTTGAAAAGAAGAAGTCTTATTCGAAATATGACAAAAGGTGAAAAACAATTACTCAAAAGCATAATATTTGAACagaaaaaaacatattctttaataagaaaaatattaagtaattttacattaataataaataaaattcgTAGGGATTATAGTAATATACTTTCTAATATATCTTCTAATGGTACGTTATTACCTAGAGATGGATTTTTATTACAAAGTGCATATTATATCTTAAACTATTGTCTTTCTATTGTAAAACCattttatgataaaatacaaaagaatgaacaatataattataatgaaatagCACGCTTATCTGGAATGATAAACAGTTTAATAAATGTTTTAGAGTTCATTGAACACAATAGTGCGTTGTATAATGATTTACTTAATCGCTGTAAATGTTTACAAAGTTTTTATCCTCGAGTAGATTCTGAAGAAGGTTTGGTAAAATTTTACCGTTATGTAATAGCGAAAATTGAAGTAATGGCTCTCGTTTACGATatccatattatattatcaaaaatgaataaatgtgAAATGCTAGTAAAAGAATATGAAAGGTATAAATTTCCTTCATATCACAGATTATTAGTAAACAACGAAATTCTATTAAATGATGCTGAAAGGATATTATTTGAAAACAATTAAGGAACATAAGCAatgtataaacataaaactataatatatatatatatatatatatatatatatatatatatgtaattaaaaatgtatattactCATTGtacttatattttcttattagtgtatttatatatatatatatatatatatatatatatatatacaatgaaaatatattataatatacacacatatatgcTCTTTAAGTtctacataattatatatattgttcaaGTTAACtttcataatatttcttataaaattttGTCCTCGATACGTTATTATTTGTTACacatttttgttttgtttttataaatttttgtgtatgttaaaaatttttttttaaatgtttcGTACAATTATTATccgaaaaaaaattagactgtaaaaaaaaaaaaaaaaaatattaaaaaaaaaaaattatatatatatatatatatatataatacaaattaatagtttttatttttaattgatgaatatttaaaatattctatattttattattatattatattttcatatcct from the Plasmodium falciparum 3D7 genome assembly, chromosome: 14 genome contains:
- a CDS encoding KELT protein; protein product: MAYLKKLFLILFCMYVPKKANKYVKNISLAEKQQKEETSPSEQRPAYNLIDLLEELDILSISNKDEVEKRRKETTQETRLLGNIDLGYGKLGEGIKHENLQEELGNRLFGNEQPGYGKMEYEVLSDDNIVYENIQHDLLKTIEDDEEMLKGTERKDNIDILRTPGRGEYNMWSTSGLGFYELYDGSRLGRPELLGRHLWGNYDLFGGGQAKCEEEKELMGAAGGRYVEEEVEGAVGGRNVDEEVEGAVGGRNVDEEVEGAVGGRNVEEYEGTYKDEKYKYSQYRGDSHKGKYVEKRDNTSFMPRLRTWRPRDRGEGQSTENVIYISDSSKGAIPKQHRSVKYNKKDQEDIPGDLGEEYEEDDEEEEEQKKKAQKNRDLGKKNIYKYEESLSYIIDDKSIYISNDDIDEFRNVIITSKDINQKFDFTLIENYLGLGISTKEDVEKMNVKYPLYRGEKINFKNLRNPFRIEHPYLKEMESLYVSEMLFYDDYLALDLFSFLSEQVVGNLTLQKILIIFKNEGIKYLHFSEDTLKYVNFNYPDFNLYKCMNLYKKNYVDRDEKDICDFSNEDFPLIKENNKRIRAILLDLKRRSLIRNMTKGEKQLLKSIIFEQKKTYSLIRKILSNFTLIINKIRRDYSNILSNISSNGTLLPRDGFLLQSAYYILNYCLSIVKPFYDKIQKNEQYNYNEIARLSGMINSLINVLEFIEHNSALYNDLLNRCKCLQSFYPRVDSEEGLVKFYRYVIAKIEVMALVYDIHIILSKMNKCEMLVKEYERYKFPSYHRLLVNNEILLNDAERILFENN
- a CDS encoding tubulin epsilon chain, putative — encoded protein: MVREIIFLHVGQCGNQLGHEFWSVAIKEQLNKKLNDKKECLNKNIFLNDSMSSFFFEELKENNNCSKKENLKARAILIDTETGVANEIMKSTISPYIDENNIFTQQSGAGNNWSQGYMYYGKMYENIIDNIIRRNVEKCDSLQSFYITSSLGGGTGSGLGSYILEMLSDTFREIKFSNCVFPSVCDDVITSPYNSFFALNKIHEFSNCVLPVSNDALLNILNSKKLREIDKTVKNNNINSVNDKNTSIVKNDYSKMNNIVANVILNLTSSMRFEGSLNVDINEICTNLIPYPFFNFLLSSLSPCIESESIRTFDHLFKNVLSQNNQMLIANPKDGLSLSMAFLVRGNINISDVTKNVLLIKNNLNILKYNKDATKIGICNVSPLNQPYSLLCLINSCEIRNTFLQILERFNKLFKRKAHLHHYLEYLSMDDILEFKEKIQNLIFEYSYIQKNLFCSPKFLNEKAINMLGYDICEESDVHVTNKDNTDLDITVCPYYLKSKLKKYDKTVNWFDFKNKPII